In the genome of Paenibacillus sp. GP183, the window GTCACCATAAATTCTTCCTCGTCGAAAGGCTTCAGCAAATAATCTTTCACGCCGATCCGGATGGCCCGGCGCGCGTATTCGAACTCGTTATGGCCGGTCACCAGTACGATCGAAATATCGGGATAACACAGCTTCAATTGCTCGGACAAGGCAAGCCCGTCCATATAGGGCATATTGATATCTACCAGCGCTATATCCGGCCGATGCGCCTTCGCCTGCTCCAGCGCCTCGATACCGTGGCGGGCTTCGCACACGACCGACATATCGAGCGCCTTCCAGTTGAACTTCTTTTGAATATATTCCCGAAACAACGGCTCATCATCCACAACCATCACGCTATACAACGCGATTCCTCCTTCGTTCAACCCGGCAGCCTTATTCTGACTTCGGTGCCTTCATGCTCCCTGCTGCTGATCGTAACCCCATATTCGTTCCCGAAATAAAGCCGGATTCGTTCATGCACGCTGAATATGCCGAAGGACACAGGCTTGTCGTCGCTTGACCACCGGCTCCAGATTTCCCGCAGCTTGCTCTCCGGCATGCCGACACCGTCATCGCTGACGACGATCGTCACCGCCTGTTGGTCCCGGAAGCCCCCGATATCAATATGACCCAGGCTTCCTTTCGTCTTCAACCCGTGATAGATGGCATTCTCCACCAGCGGCTGGATCGACAATTTCGGAATGACCGACCTCATCACATCCTGTGGCACATCGATATCGAAATCGAATACGTCGGAATAGCGGGCGCGCTGGATCGACAAATAATCTTTGGCATTTTTGATTTCCTCGCCAACGGTTATCATCTCGCTGCCCTTGCTTAGCGCGACGCGATAAAAATCCGCCAGCGCCTTGGCCGTGTCCCGGGCCTCTCCGCTTCGGTCGAGATCGTTCAGCAAATAAATCAAATCGAGCGTGTTGTACAAAAAATGCGGCTTGATCTGGGCGTGAATGAGCGCCAGCTCGTATTCCTTTTTTCTTTTCTGCTCCGCTTCCACCCGCTGGAGCAACTCCTTCATTCGAGCAATCATAGAGTTGAACACGGACGCCAGCATGCCAATTTCGTCGGCCGTTTGGATATGCGCCAATACATTCAACTCGACTTCCTTCACCTGGCGCATCGCCTTTGCCAGCTTCTGCAGCGGGCTGACGATGACCCTCGACAGGATGCTTGCGCCGAGCAGGGCGAAGACAAGGCAGATCGATCCAATAATGACTGTCATTCGGATGTTTTTGCGGATATCCGCTGTAATCGCCTGCTCAGGAACGATATTGACGAGCTTCCAGCCCATTTTGGCGTAACCGACGCTTGTAACCAGATTGGTGCCAGTCTGCGTATGCGCGATTTCCGAGAAGGAATCCCTCGATAAGATAAGCTTTCGCAAAGCTTCGTCCTGCAGCGGCTTCATCAGCTCCGATTTGTAGGAAGACGAGATGACCGTACCTTGGCTGTCGATAATGCGGTAATGCTCCTTCGGGTAAGACACCATTTTGGCGTAAACGGATGAAAGCTCGCTTTCTTTAATATTAACAATCAGGATTCCGTACGGGAGGCAGTACTTCAGATCGATGATCTGCTTACCGATCGACAGCACCGGAACGTCGGGATCGGTCACCAAAAAATCGCGATGTTGCATGGGAAACCAGTTATTGACGCCGTAGCCCGGCAACTCGCCGATATGGATCAGCAATTCGCTGCCGAATATTTTCACGTCATTATCTTTTTCCGGAAAATAGGACGTATACAGCTTCCCCCGCGAATCGATAAACGCGACCGAATCGACGTCCGGAAAATTAAACAGCTCGAGATCGAACATGGTCTGAATTCGCATGCGCCGCTGATTTTCTTCAATGGGATTGTCCGACGGGGCATAATTTTGGTAAATATGGTCGAAATTCTCCATTATAATATTTGCACTGCTCTCTGAGTTGCGAATCATCGAATCGATGCGGGTCAAAATCAAGGCCGACTCGTCCAGCACATTCTGCTTCGTTTTACCGATCAGTGAGCTGGTGAACATATGGCTTGTAAAATACCCCAGTGTAAATAGCGGGATGATGATCAGCGGGAAAAAGACGACAATAATTTTGTTGCGGATAAGCAGTCTCCGAAATGGCACTGCCAGCAGCGATCTTATCTTCATCCGACCCATCCTCTATTTGCCATGGCGCTTGAACCCCCTTCGTGCAGCCCGAAAATAAAGCGCTTCCATGCTATTGATAACAACAATATACCACATCTTTGAAAAGTGATACATTTTTCCTTTTTTTGTATAAGTAGAAGTTTAAGGGAGGTTGGGTGCTTAAAGAATAAGTTTGTTATGGGGCCCAAGCAGCTTGATAAAAAATGGTTTATTACTGATTCTTCCAAGGTTTATTTTGAGGTCGAAACATCTCAGGAATCTGTTATCAGCCAATTTCATGCGATTAGCGGCTTTTGGAATTTTAATTTATTGCATCCCGAAAAAATGTCCGCAAAGGCTCAAATCAATGTCTTGTCCGAAGAATCTGGGAATTCAGGTGAAGCCCTTTACGAAGACGGTTTATTGAAATTGAAGGGCGTTACTACAGTGAAATTTTCCGATTTTGGATTGACTAATCCACATTTGATAACATTACAAACCCAGGAAGAGATCAAAATTATTTTACAGCTGGAGTTAAGCGATATGGAACCTGTTCCGAACCCCGCACCTTCTTGATGCGAAGACCAAATTAACTTATTTGATTTCGTTGCAAAAGGGAGATACCTGAACCAGCCACATCTTTTAATCTTTCAGAGCAAAATCTACTGCATATTCAGCATGGATTTTCGTTGTATCGAATACAGGAACCATACAATCCAGTTGAGAAATTAATAAGGTGATTTCTGTACAGCCAAGGATTACGGCTTCTACCCCATCTTGGATAAGACTATTAATTATCTCTAAGTAGGATTGTTTAGAATTTTCTTTAATAATTCCGAGACAAAGTTCCTGATAGATGATATCATGTACAATCTTCCTTGCTGCTTCATTTGGAACGATAACTTCAAGTCCAAATTTTTCAATAAGTCTGCCTTTGTAAAAATCTTGTTCCATAGTAAACGCGGTACCAAGTAAAGCGACTTTTTTAATTCTACACTTAACAATTTCATTTGCCGTTGCATCAGCTATATGTAATAACGGTATTGATATTGATTCTTCTACTTCTTTTGCCATCTTGTGCATCGTATTCGTGCATATGATAATGAAATCTGAACCACCAGATTCGAGTTTTTGTGCTGAATCAATCATGATTTTTGTGGCTTCATCCCATTTCCCTTCATGTTGAAGAGTCTTGATATCATGAAAATCCACCGAATACATGAGACTTTTTGCGGAATGGTACCCGCCTAATTTTTCCTTTACACGCTGATTGATGATTTGGTAATAAAGCAAGGATGACTCCCAACTCATTCCACCTATTAGCCCAATCGTTTTCATAGATAAACACCTCAAAAATAACTATTTACTACATAATAACAGAAACAGGGCTTGTGCCACGAAAATCGGTTTCTACTGTGTAAACCCCATACTTTAGTAAACCCTTAATTCTTTTTCCATAGAGATGCCCACAAAAATGATTTACCGAATAGCTGTCCTTCTGGATATTCAGTCATATATCTTATATCCATTAATTCAAATCTGTCGGACATGATCTCAATTAACTTTTCTCGACTATACGCGAATCCCCCAAGTATCCGCCGATTCTTATACACCTCATAATCGGATACTTCACTTGCTCCACCGATATCTTCAAAGCCTGTTGCGAAACAAATTAAACCGAAGCAGGAGCCTCGCTTTAAAGCCTCGTATACTAAGTCTAGATATTGAATTCTGCAGTGTGGTAACAAATGATGCAGCAATCCAGAATCATAAACAAAATCATATGTGTTATTTTCAATATCGAAATCAAGCACATTTTTACATTGAAAGTTTATTTTAATATTATGTTTCTCCGCATTTTTTAGAGCGTACTTAATAGCTGTGTCAGAGATATCTACAGCATCTACGTGAAACCCCTGTTGTGCCAAAAATATGGCATTACGTCCTTCCCCACAACCGAACTCTAATACTTTCTTAGCACTGATCATATTTTTATGAACATATTGAACCAAATTTTCATCAGGATATTCAGTTAAAAAGGACATATACTCGGGCCTGTCTTGATAAATAGAATTCCAATACTCAGTTGGGTTGCTGAACAGACTATCCAGCATTACATAAATATCATCGATACTTTTAATGGGCTCGCTGTTCATCATACTGCTCCTTAGATTAATCATTATTAAATTGTTCTAATGAGTGGAGGTGTTATTCAACCCCCATTTTATCCCTTACGCGGTTTGAATTGATTGATAGTGTTGAAATTAGCTTTTTTTCGTTAGTCCTCTTTCCTTTAACGTTAAAACTGCCAATTAACGCAGTTAGGCTACCAGATCTATGACGCGGCAGCCTACTATTATAATCGGTGAAGGATCCGAATGCTTGTTGGTTTATTTATGACGAGATTGGGGATGCAAGACAAGGTTCTCAAGCAATTGTGGGGTAATGATGATGCCAAGCTGCTTTAGAGCCATTAAAACCGCACCAGCTACTGGTGAGAAGGCGGGAGAAACGATGCGGTACCTTTTATTGTTACCCTCCTTCATTCGGGAGGCCAGTTGCTGTTGAAAATATTCGCTGTTGACCACACTTCCTATCAATGCTACCTTGACTTCCGGTTCTGAGAAATAAGAAGCAAGAATCTCCACACCCACCATAATCTGATGTAAAGCACGATTACAGACAGTTTGTGCCAATGTACTACGCTGCAGGGCGGATTCGGTAATGGTCGGGGCCAATTCAGCAAACTTTCGATTGCGCTCTCTTTGATCGGTGATGAAGCCTTTCAACGCAAGTTGTGACAGTTCTTCTACCGAGGATACCCCCCAGAATTGTAACATGGACTGGACCAATAGTTGGTCGTTTTCCTGTACATTGCCGGCAAGTAACTCATAAATTGCATCATAAGCCAAGAATCGGGCTGCGCTGGCAGCATATTGATGTAGATCATAGTTCCTGATCTGCTTCCCGTCCTCTGTTACGGCAAAAATGATAGAACCTGTACCTGAAATAACGATTACCCCGGGTTCCGAAAGCAGGGCACCGCTATGCGCAACCACTGCGTCATTGACATGCTGCTTTACACAAATAAGTCCTGGAAGGTCAGTGAGAGGTTCTACCCAATTCAAGTCGGCTTTGGTATCGAAACCTGCAATCCCCGCATAAAGAGTCGCCACGTCACTTACATTTTTCTCCGACTCATGCAGAGCCTGTTCAAGTGCCTGACACACATTTTCTCTCGCTTGCAAATCCTTATGTATTGAGGATGCACCTCTTTCAATGTAAGAAAGGATCCTCCCTTCAGTATCTGCTACCATGACTCGGGTATGGGTTCCCCCACCGTCAATTCCGACCACGACTCGATTTTTATAGTTCTCCATTTCTCAATACTTATCTCCTCTCAGCAGCAAAATGCAATAAGCGGTAATTGATCTTTTCGAACCCCATTCCCTCCTCTTATTGTATAACTTTACCAACCAATCGCATATCCCACTTTGAAGATTACTGCCCTTTCGTCTTTGTGTTGTTGCACTATCGTTCTCCGTTAGTTCAATCATGCTTGAGTTTTTAGACGATATCCCTCTTCTAGGATTTGTTTCAAACCTTCAGTTCTTTTTTTGATAAATGTGTTCCAAAATAGCTTACCTTTTTCAGCCAATTCTTCGTGTGAATAACTTCCTTCTTCAAACTTCCCCCAACAACCATCCTGAGTTAGTTTATCCCATCCTAAGTAATCTGCATAAAGACGGTTTTCTGAAGGTATGTCTGAACCCATTGAATTAGTTTTAACAAGTTCAGGACAAAGCCACATGGCTGTACAAACGGACAATAACCCACCGTGCATTTCGTTTAAGCCTTGTAAGCCTGCCGTTTCAACTGCTTCTTCCCATGCAATATAATTGTTATGATTTGCGGAGATTAAGATAATCTGCGGGTACTTGTAATTAATATTCTTAACGAAAGCTCCCTCCCAATATGAGCCACCATGTCCAGTGCAGACCAAAAACTTCTTAAAACCTTGTCTTCCCAGGTTAATAATAACTTCTTCCAACATGGCTGTTAATATATTGGGGCTTATTGTAACTGTCCCCTTGAAATTAGCATGTTCTTCAGAGGTATTAAACGGAATTGTAGGTAATACGTAAGCATTTAATTCTCTTCCAAAAGCATCAGCGTATAGCTCTGCGATAAGCGTATCTAAATGCATTGGTAAGTACGGTCCAAACTGTTCCGTTGCTCCTACTGATAGAACAACTGTATCAATCCCACTATTTAAAATTTCCGTTGTCGTGTTTTTAAAGCTAAGCATAATTACACTCCCTAAATACGTACAATTTTTCATTTCGCAACAAATTATACCATTCCCAAGCGTTGAAAAACTGCTATCTAAGTGAAAGTTGTAATGTTTATTGAACTCTACTGCCCGTTAGTGCAACGAGGCTGCCGATCCATATCGGCAGCCTCGTTCTGTTTGATTATTGAGCTATTGTTTCCGTTAGTGAAGTCACCATGCTTCTTTCTCTTCTCTCCACATTTAACGAATAAAATGGTCTAATGCTTTGTTTAGATCATCCAAAATTTTAGTTCGATCCTCACCAGGACCAGCATCCATCACGCAACTTTCCAAATGATCCTTTAATAAAAGCTTTGCTGCATTATCCAATGCTTTACGAACAGCCGCAATTTGAAGCAAAACATCTGCACAATCCCGACCCTCTGCTGTCATCTCCTTAACAGCACGAAGATGTCCTTCAATTCGTGATAACCGGTTTACAATTTGTTTGCGGTGTCTATGCTCATGTTCGTGTACGTGCGTATTATCGTCAGCCATGTGAATGTCCTTTCTCTTCTTCATGTGGATGCTGGTGACCATGATGAGCATGTGCGTGCGCAGATGGAAAGGCTTGTTGAAACGATATAGGAATAATCGTTCCGTTGCGGCGCAGTTCAGCGTCGAATTCGTCAGGGTGATGCTCGGTGAACAGTACGTAAGAACCTGCCTTGTTGATACGCACTACGAAAGTGGCAGCACCATCGAGAAGCAACTGGATCAGATCACGACCAGGTTGAAATGTACCTCCAATTGACAAGGGCTGCATTTCTCTCTTAAATACTTCGATAACATCAATCTTTGCGGACTTGAAAGCGTCTTTTTTGGGCGCGGCTAAGGGCAATAATGATATGAGCATTGCAGGATCCGGGCCTGCATTCAGAGTAAATTCATAGTCACCGACTGACAACTCATAAACACCTGCCCACTTGAACGGGTATGTTGGTGTTGATAAATCAACGTGCTTTCCGGTGTGGTCATGACTATGTCCACCGTGATGTTTCTCGTGTCCATGTTCATGCGAATGTTGGGCAGCGTGTGAATGCTCATGAAAAGAGTAACCTTGTTCTTCAACCGGATCCACATGAACCTGTACCTTCGATAAATGTTCAACATCATGCTGCAAACGATGGATGACATTTTTAACTACTTCATGACCTTCTTTTACAGATATTTTCGAATACGTCGTAATTGTAATTTCAGCCAATATTTCATGACCAAACCAGCGCGCTTTGACGTCATTTACTTTTTGAACGCCTTCAATCTGATAAGCGGATTTTGTAATCGTATCGATGATTTCAGGTTCGATTCCGTCCAATAAGCGAGTAAACACCGCCTTTGCTGAGTCTTTTACTATAAAGACTATCATGATTGTAATAACCAACCCAACAAGCGGATCGATAATCGGAAAGCCCAGCCACGTTCCAGCCACACCAACTAATACAGCAAGCGATGTAATTCCATCCACTCTCGCATGATGACCGTCAGCAATAAGAGCGGCACTGCCCATCTTTTTGCCCATGCGGATGCGATATACTGCGACAATTTCATTTCCGACAAAGCCTACAATCGCGGCGATTGCTGTTGCACCCAAATGCGTAATTGTCGAACCATGTATTATCCGCATTACAGATTCATAACCGGCAATAAGCGCGCTAAACGTAATGACGATAACAATGATAAGTCCTGCAATATCTTCTGTCCGGTTAAGACCATACGTAAAGCGTTTTGTCGGAAGTTTACGGCTTAACATAAAGGCAAACCATAAGGGAATGGATGTTAATGCGTCCCCAAAGTTATGAATGGTATCAGCAAGGAGTGCCACGCTGCCTGATATAGCTACAATAATAGCTTGAAAAATGGCTGTTATCAATAGACCCACAAGCGAAATCAATAAGACTTTTGTGGCTTCCTTGCTTTTGATAATGCTTGGATCGACTTTGTCATGCGTATGAGAATTTCCATCGGGACCATGATGATGTCCGAAACCCATAATATCACCTCTTTTGATTTTGACTCCATTATATCCCCCATGGGGGGATATTGTAAATGGGTAAAATAAAAAAACGTTCACTCATTCATTTGAGGAACGCTTCAGAAAAAGAAAATGGATTTTAGAGCATAGTTTTGCTGACATAGCCACAAAGATACTTCTATCAACGGTCTCATTCCCGAAATTTTGCAGCTAACTCTTCATTCTCCTTACGGTCTTTATAACGTTCTTTATACTTTTTGGAAATATAAAATACGGCTACAACTACACACAATATGGCTACACCTATAAGAAATTTGATCATAGGTATTCATCACCTTTTGATAAATTTTTGTTACCCTACTTCACCAGCGAAGGTACTACAAATCGCGATGTAACGATTTGTGCTGCCAATCGCATCGGATCTCGATTTGGGATATTCAGACTTGATAATAGATTCAATTGAAAAGACGATATTCAGACAATTCGCAACACTTTGATACCATACTTGTTCCTACTCCAAACCGCTTATGTTTTAACTGTCTATCAATTCCTAGCAATAATCCGAGTATTAAAGCAACCGATACTTTGATATAAAATTCATATGCCAAATCGAATACCTACGTTATATGATACTCAATCCTGGAGTGCATATACGGACGGAAGGTACTAAGTTCAGACTTATTTTGTTGACGTTGCAAATGGTAGATTTCATACATTCCAGCACAGCTAAACCTTCTGGCCACTTCCATTTTAACAAGATGACTTTTCATTAAGCGCTGAACACCTTCGTATTATCGAGTTTAATTTCTGCCACTCTGCCAGCTGTTTGATGAGTTGAGTGCATCCAGCATCAGTAATATGGTAATATTTTCTTCTACCTGAACCCTTTACTTTTGTCCAGTAAGAAACCACGAGCCCTTTAAGTTCATTTCGTTTTAAAGCTGTATATAGAGTCCCTTCGGACATGTAATAAGTATCGGCGCTTTTCTTCTTCAACGATTCCATGATTTCAAATCCGTATTTGTCTTGAGTGATAATTTCAGATAGCAACAAGATATCTATACTCCCTTTCATCAACTCTCTGTCCATACGATATACCTCATGGGAAATAGGTATCATCTGACCCTCTAAGATCAGCAGTGATTAATTTAAGAAATGGAATTGACTTGCAATGAAAAAATAAAGAAGCATCCCCAGCATGTTACTGATCGTCATAATTAAGGGTCCTATAGCAACGGCTGGATTCCGATTCCATCTATGAAGCAAGTAAAGAGAAAGGATTCCTAGGCCTTTAGAGAGCATTAATGTACCCAAGAGGGTGATGGAAACCCACAGGGATAAGTTCAGGTTTCGATAAAATATAAAAATGAGTGCAAATAAAACAATTGAACTTTCCAAACCGATCAGCCAACCTGTAAACCATTCTCGCTTCAGCATGCGGCTTAGGTTATGCCCATCAAGCTCCTTTACCGTTAGGGTTCGAACGACTTGAAATAAAGGCCGCAGCACACCGATATTTCTTGATGCATTGGTGATCAATACCACGAAAAGAGCAAGAATCACAAGGATAGTCGGTTCAGGCTTGAGTAAAATTTCAATCCGTTGACCAGCAAGAAAACCAATGAAGATCATGGCTATAATCCATGGGCTTCTTTTTTTCATTGTTGCTAGCAAGGAAGTGTTCGTCCCGCCATCCTTTGTCTCTGTTCCTTCAATGTCAGGGGCATCATCTTTTGGGTCCTCCAGGATATGTGTAATATCATCGAACGTAACAATGCCGACTAACTCTCCATGTTTAATGACCACCGGAATGGCTAATAAGTTATAGTCTGCAATCATTCCGGCGACTTTCTCTTGACTTGTTGAAGTTGTTACAGAAATAACCTGCGATTTCATCAGTTCGTTTATATTCCGGCTTCGAGATGCAGTGATCAGATCGCGCAAGGAAACGACGCCGAGCAATTTCCGGGTATCATCCACCACATACAAATAATAGATGGTCTCAGCTTCTTTTCCTTCCTTCATCCGCAAGCGTTCCAGCACATGGGAAACGGAATCTGTCGGTGAAACCGAAACATACTCCGTCGTCATGATCGCCCCTGCCGTCTCCTTGTTATAGGACAATAGTTGCTTGATGTTTGTAACGTCTTCAAGACTCATTTGATGAAATAAAGCTGTGGCAGCGCTATTGGGAAGTTCCTCAAAAAAATCCGCCGCATCGTCTGCTGATAATTCGTTCAATAAGGAAACCCGGTAATGCCTGTCAAGCTCCTCAAAAATATCTTGCTGTTGTTTTCTTTCCAGACCTTGAAATACATCCGTTAACTCGGACGGGGACAAATACTGATAGACGAGTTTCCGTCTTTCTTGGTTCAATTGCCGGAATACATAACATTGATCCGTCGGATGAAGGGTAAGAAAATGGTTGCGAAATTGTTCCTTATCGGCATGTTTTAAATAAAAAAACAAGTAATAGATATACTCCTCGCGATTTTTAATATTCAAAGTCATCATCTTCTATCCCTCCTTCGCCAGGTTATAACTGCTCCACTTCTACAGATATCACATGATCATTGCGCTTGATTAAATAATAGATTTCCGAGGTGTACAGTCTTTCTGGAGCAGAGAGAGTCAGTTCCACCTGCTGATATCCCGAGTTCAAATCTGAAATTTTTATATGTCTAATTTTTAGATCTTTTTGTTTGTTGTCTTTTTCTTTTGCGGTCTGCACTGTTCCCTCGATGGTCTTAATAAGATCAGTCATCTTGAAATTCGCTTCCATTACAATTTTCACGGAAACATCCCTTTCACTCAGTTTGTCTGGACCGATCCTTTTGATGAGAACCGGCACCACATTCACCCCAAACAAAAGGAGACCTACGGTGTAAAACGCCTCTAGATAAAAACCGGCTCCCACAGCTATTCCCAATCCGGAGGCTGCCCATATCATCGCCGCTGAAGTCAGACCGGAGATGACATCGTTACTCCTTCGTAAAATGACCCCGGCACCGAGAAAACCCACGCCGCTTACAATTTGAGCCGCCAGTCGCATCGGGTCCCGATTGGACCCATTAAATTCAGTAAATTTCGTAATGGACTCAATGGAGACAAGCGTTATTAAACAACTGGCAACACAAATTACCATACTTGTAGTTAAACCGAGTCGCTTATGTTTTAACTGTCTGTCAATGCCGATCAACAATCCAATCAATAAGGCAAAGGATACTTTGATATAAAATTCAAATGTCATTCAAATCACCTACTTGGTCTTGTCTGGAACAGCTCCGGGTTCTTTTCCCAGTTCATGCTTAGTTTCCCTGGTTGGGAAAACGCCCAAACGTTATGAAGGGAAGTGGAGCGTTCTTTTGACCTTTTTATTTGTTGAAACAGATCGGAATCTGTGTGATTTCCAAAAATAATGGGTGATAGGTTGGTTTGTTGAGATGTATGATCTAGCATCGCGTATATCCCCTTTACAAAAGTTTGGTTGATGAAAACGAATTGCGGATGAAACATGCGACTATACGGCTCTGATTCCATACCTACCTATCACCCCCTACATAATCGTTAATTCACTAAAACTCCCCCTGATGATTTCAGTGGGAGTTTTAGTTTCGTAATTCGTACGAAACCTGATCACAATCCCCAAGATGGCTTTGGCACAATATCCGCCGTATATAAGCCTATCCTAAGAAGATCGCATGTCTTACAAATATTTGGGCTTAACTCTTGAATCGTTCTTGCCGAATGGAACCTGTTTCGATCTGCAATTCACCGGAACCCCGTATTAACGTTGTGGCATGCATTGTTTTCGGCTTCAGTATAGAAACCAAATAATCAATGGCAAGCTGCGGATCCACCGTCTCACCACAGGTGTAGCAATCCAAAGCAGCAAAACCTTTCTCGGGATAGGTATGAATGGAAAGATGGCTTTCGGACAATAAAACGAGTACGGTGGCTCCTTGTGGTTCGAATTGCTTCGATTGAATGGATAGTACCGTTGCACCGCATCGTTCCGCAGCTTCTACCAATTGGGCTTCCAACCATTCTGCATGATTTAATAGGTCAAAATCGACTCCCCATGTATCAACAGCAATATGTCTTCCGAAAGTAGAGAAACTCATCTTCAGACCTCCTTCCCAGCTGAAACGTAATCTGATTTCATCATTGTCCCAAAGCCAGTTGTACAGCCTTCACAATCAATAGAATGATCGCGATTAACAAATACACACGCAAAGTGACCATACCAATCTTACGAACTTTCGAAGATACCGGCTTCGGCAGCTCGCTCAGCGGTGCCATCCGCCAGGTATCAGGGTCCAATTTTTCCACAGGTTGTGCAGCTGCTTTCCCACGGCGAAGTAGCTGAGATATTCCGATAATCGCCAGTGCAGCGATCAGAATACCAAACAATACCATCGTTAGAAGACTGACATTCAAGTCTGGAAACAGGGTTGTGGACGCCAGAATTAAAGAAAGGACGACCAGAACGCCGACGATAATGGCACCTACCACATTAAGCCAGGGTTTATTCACCCAGGGACCGAGCACGGCTTTGTCGTTGCACAGCAGCAGCAGGAAAACGATAGCGCTAGGAAGCACGATACCGGCAAGCGCTTGTACAGCACTTGTAATTATGCCGAGAGGCGCATTCGGAATCATGACAATGCCTGCGGCGAGCACGATAGATAGGATGAAGCTGAGATAGAATCCCTTCGCATCCTTCCATTTGCGATGCAAGGAATGTTTAACGCCAAATACGTCGCCAAAAGCATAAGATGACGCAAGAGTTACAGCCGCTGCGCCAATGAGCGAAGCGTTGAGTAGAATGATCGCAAAAATGGAGCCTGATGCTGGTCCTATCATTTGGGCTATTCCGGCAGCGGCGGTACCTGCATCATTAAACTTTCCGACCAGATCTGTGCCGTTAAATGCAAACGCCGAAGCAGCGATTAAAGCTATCGCGCCAATGATAACCACAAAAGCCCCGATAATCGTATCCGCCCTTGCATACTTCATCCAGCGAGGGGTCAATCGTTTATCGATAACGTTAGATTGCTGGAAAAATAGCTGCCAAGGAGCAACCGTCGTCCCCACCATGGCAATGATCAGCAAGAGGACATTGGAATTCAAGCCACCTTGAACTCCAGGTATAAATAGGTCATGCAGTATCGGTCCCGCTTTCGGGTGGCTTAGAAAAGCAAGTGGAATGGCTAAAAAGTTCGTAATCACAAAAATATACAAAAATGCTTCCCATCTCTTGAAACTACCGGTGATGGTGATGGCAATGAGCAAGAGTGCTGAAAGCGGAACGGATAGGTACGTGGAGATGCCGAAATATTTCATCGACAAATCAATACCGATAAATTCAGTGACGAGAGTCATAAAATTCACAACGATCAGGTCCCCCACCGAAAACGCTCCCCAAAACTTCCCGAAACGTTCAAAA includes:
- a CDS encoding metal-sensing transcriptional repressor, which gives rise to MADDNTHVHEHEHRHRKQIVNRLSRIEGHLRAVKEMTAEGRDCADVLLQIAAVRKALDNAAKLLLKDHLESCVMDAGPGEDRTKILDDLNKALDHFIR
- a CDS encoding aspartate/glutamate racemase family protein codes for the protein MKTIGLIGGMSWESSLLYYQIINQRVKEKLGGYHSAKSLMYSVDFHDIKTLQHEGKWDEATKIMIDSAQKLESGGSDFIIICTNTMHKMAKEVEESISIPLLHIADATANEIVKCRIKKVALLGTAFTMEQDFYKGRLIEKFGLEVIVPNEAARKIVHDIIYQELCLGIIKENSKQSYLEIINSLIQDGVEAVILGCTEITLLISQLDCMVPVFDTTKIHAEYAVDFALKD
- a CDS encoding class I SAM-dependent methyltransferase produces the protein MNSEPIKSIDDIYVMLDSLFSNPTEYWNSIYQDRPEYMSFLTEYPDENLVQYVHKNMISAKKVLEFGCGEGRNAIFLAQQGFHVDAVDISDTAIKYALKNAEKHNIKINFQCKNVLDFDIENNTYDFVYDSGLLHHLLPHCRIQYLDLVYEALKRGSCFGLICFATGFEDIGGASEVSDYEVYKNRRILGGFAYSREKLIEIMSDRFELMDIRYMTEYPEGQLFGKSFLWASLWKKN
- a CDS encoding sensor histidine kinase, whose translation is MKIRSLLAVPFRRLLIRNKIIVVFFPLIIIPLFTLGYFTSHMFTSSLIGKTKQNVLDESALILTRIDSMIRNSESSANIIMENFDHIYQNYAPSDNPIEENQRRMRIQTMFDLELFNFPDVDSVAFIDSRGKLYTSYFPEKDNDVKIFGSELLIHIGELPGYGVNNWFPMQHRDFLVTDPDVPVLSIGKQIIDLKYCLPYGILIVNIKESELSSVYAKMVSYPKEHYRIIDSQGTVISSSYKSELMKPLQDEALRKLILSRDSFSEIAHTQTGTNLVTSVGYAKMGWKLVNIVPEQAITADIRKNIRMTVIIGSICLVFALLGASILSRVIVSPLQKLAKAMRQVKEVELNVLAHIQTADEIGMLASVFNSMIARMKELLQRVEAEQKRKKEYELALIHAQIKPHFLYNTLDLIYLLNDLDRSGEARDTAKALADFYRVALSKGSEMITVGEEIKNAKDYLSIQRARYSDVFDFDIDVPQDVMRSVIPKLSIQPLVENAIYHGLKTKGSLGHIDIGGFRDQQAVTIVVSDDGVGMPESKLREIWSRWSSDDKPVSFGIFSVHERIRLYFGNEYGVTISSREHEGTEVRIRLPG
- a CDS encoding creatininase family protein, with translation MLSFKNTTTEILNSGIDTVVLSVGATEQFGPYLPMHLDTLIAELYADAFGRELNAYVLPTIPFNTSEEHANFKGTVTISPNILTAMLEEVIINLGRQGFKKFLVCTGHGGSYWEGAFVKNINYKYPQIILISANHNNYIAWEEAVETAGLQGLNEMHGGLLSVCTAMWLCPELVKTNSMGSDIPSENRLYADYLGWDKLTQDGCWGKFEEGSYSHEELAEKGKLFWNTFIKKRTEGLKQILEEGYRLKTQA
- a CDS encoding BadF/BadG/BcrA/BcrD ATPase family protein, which translates into the protein MENYKNRVVVGIDGGGTHTRVMVADTEGRILSYIERGASSIHKDLQARENVCQALEQALHESEKNVSDVATLYAGIAGFDTKADLNWVEPLTDLPGLICVKQHVNDAVVAHSGALLSEPGVIVISGTGSIIFAVTEDGKQIRNYDLHQYAASAARFLAYDAIYELLAGNVQENDQLLVQSMLQFWGVSSVEELSQLALKGFITDQRERNRKFAELAPTITESALQRSTLAQTVCNRALHQIMVGVEILASYFSEPEVKVALIGSVVNSEYFQQQLASRMKEGNNKRYRIVSPAFSPVAGAVLMALKQLGIIITPQLLENLVLHPQSRHK